ATATTTGATCTCCAGAATGGGCAGGACACCAAGTTCATTTCAAAAGGATGCTCCCTTTGCCTATTGTTTTGTTATGCCCTACGTTCTCTTTACATTATTATATCAGCAGATACTCTGAGAAACTAGTTTTAAGGGGAAAATATCTTCACAGGATCGATGCATAAAAGCTTTAGATGTTGAAGTATATGCATTCTGCACTAAAATATGCATTTGTTCTGTAAGATCATCAGGGAGTGATTGCAGCAAAGCATCGGATGCCATAGCCTAATTATGCTGTCAAGATTGATTATTCCTATTCTCTTAAAAGTTCGACATTCTGTTGGTGATTTGCTATGATTCTAATTCCACTTCTTGATGGTTGCCTATTCTACTGCTGTCAAAGTAAGTGTATATAAAGGAGGTTATACGCCTCCAGTTGGCAACAAGAGAAGCATTAACACAAGAAAACTGCGTTGTTCAGTGCCAGTAGCTTAGAAGACGATGGCATCAACAAAGGCTGAGAAAACAGTGGGCACTCAACTGTTCGGGCAGGTAAAGAAGGAGCCTGCCAAGGTTGATGGGCCGTCAAAGAGCTCTTCCAAGAGCTCTTCCAAGTCATCAGGTTCGAAGAAGGCTTCGCCAAAGCctcaagaaacaaagaagaaggtACTCGAGCGTGAAAATTCTTTGGTCCTTTTTCACTTTCTAAGAAAAGAGTTTCTCCAAAGACAATACTTAACAATACGCTGTTTTCATTGTGGTGTACAGGGGAAAGGAGGAAAAGCAGCAGCGAAGAACTGATACTTATGCAAGAACACTATGAAGAATTAAGTTgatgtttttgctttttatgtTGTGTAAACCACGTGTTGCGATGGCGTGATCAGTGGTTTTCTGTGTTTCATCTTGTGATATGGCTTGTTAGAAATAACAATTGAACTCTACAACTTATTAGTATCCAACGAGCCATTACTGTTCTGCAGTTGTTAGCGTACCCTTTCAGTAGAAATTTGGCAAGTACATCTACTTGGGACTAAACCATCAATCCATAACCTTAATGGAATGAGCAGGATTCTCCGTTCCAACATGAGGTGCTCACTGAGGAATGTCAAAGGATTGTAATTAACAGCAATTGTGATGGCTCACTTGACATATTATTGAACCACAAACCGCGTCAACCGtgcacaaagaaaaatatcGTGCAAGTTTCACTTGGAGGCAAAGCAGAGAAACCCATGATCTGTATTTTTCTGTGGATTCGCTTCACGAGAAAAGAAAGTAGAGGAAAGATCAATCTCAGCGATGCAGATGAGTAAACTACTCAACGAGTTTCTGCCTCTTTTGTTGGAAGAAACGAAGCTTTTTGACAAAGACATTGTTCTCCTCGCAATTGGATTACATAGAGGAAGAATCTTAAAAGGCATCGAGTTGAAGACAATCCATCAAGCTCGTTGATGGCCACATAGAGGGCCGAGTCCAAATTTGCTTTCTCATCCGAAAAGCCAAGGCAAAAGGAAAGGCCACAGATAAAAGATTCTTATACGTTTGGTCCATATAATGAGTTCTTCCTACGGAACAGATTGTCTGATCCTACCCAAATTCGAAGTAAACGAAAATTGTGGAGTCATTCAAGCCGCGCTCCTTTTTATCTTGCAAACATGTCCCAATCTTCGTCGAGAATATATGTTACTCAGGcagatgaagaaaagaaacctGATGACCTAATTCTCCAAGATTCTTCTGTGCAAATACATAAGATTAGTACATGTAAAAGGGAGGAGCGGCAATTACTGCACCAGTGAGTTAACTGTCTGAGCTGCCGCGAGAACGGCTTGATGACATGGCGACGGCGGCTTCTCATGGCCAGAGGGTAGGAACAGTCAACACTCAAAAAAGGGTACGACTTGAGAAGGTTCCAAGTCAACGGACTAACCTTTTGCTTCGGCTTATTTCGGCCATTCTTTTCTGGCCTTCATTTCATATCTACGCGGCTGGCGAGTTTGTGGTTATCGTCGGCCTTGACTTGACCCTAATCTTTGACACAGGCAGCGACATTACATGGACCCAATGTGAACCCTGTACTAGTTGCTATCCTCAACAAGACCCCTTGTTCAAGCCATTCAAGTCCACCACATCCTCAAACTCATGATGCTCTACATTGAAACGCACATACTTGATCAACTATGCTGACGACGGTTATTATGTCCATGATGTGCTCACCCTCACTTTGAAGTACAAGTTTCGGATGTTCATCCTCGGCTGTGGCCAAAATAATAACCACAATATCGGCACCACTGTGGTTAGGCCTAGGACAAGGAGGCACGACCTTAATCGAACAAACAATATCAGAACTTGCCCGAATCTTCTGCTATTGCAGCCCTGGCAGCGAGAGCTCAAATGGGTACTTACTTTTTGGGCTTGAAGCCCTTAGTAAATTGCCAATATATATATCACACCTTTCATAATTGACCAAAATTACCCATCTTTTTATTTCGTCAAATGGTATTGCCTTTGGGAATCAGAAGCTTAGCCTCTCTTCACATTCTCCAACAAGCGTGATTTGTGATGAGCGGCATGAACTCAAGAGTGAAGACCTCATTCAATGCTAGTACGCGCatgaagaagattgaagagtTCACCACAAATTGCTACGCTTGTTTTCAAATGTATCTATTGTTTGTGTGTTTTTTGTTAGCtttgtgaattttttgtttcttcatttaatGTTTGCCAAAAGGAGTGCTTGAAGACTTCATGGCTCATTCCATGTGAGGTATAATTGTGTGAGATATTTGTCTTCGTCGTTAAGTATATTGTAGGTGTTATGCTATTATGTAAGGACATGAGGGTAAGTGTTGTAGATTGATTAGTCATTAGAAAgcattctaaaaataatttatcaCTCCAAATTTGTGTCCTTGTTCCAAATTCTCAAtgttatcattattttttttggttcctACAACGAGATATATTTACTAAATTGTAGATAATCCCCAAAACACTAATCCTACGCCAAGACAATCAAGCCACTGCATCCgcgatctctctctcctcgtgcCAACTGCCGCCGACCTCGTAGTGGAGGCCAGTGACGGTCGCCACCTTAAATCAAGGTCAAAATAAGTCTTTTTCAGTTTGCGAAAATGCAAATTGTAACTTTTGAAATGTTGTGACGGCCATTTCATTTCATAGGATAGTGATGATGTTATTGAGATTTTtcgaaagagaagaaacaacgGATGGTATATACACAGATTTTTAAAGTACGTGAAATCCTTCCATGAAAGTCGCATCTTAGAGTTAACATACAATTTCATGCACAGTTGTGGATAACTATATTTCTCCTCGTTTGTGCTGTCGCTTTGAGCTTTGCGTGACTGATTCTAACGAATTGTATAATTGCCAATGCATCTCGAGTTATTACTAGATTAAGGGGACACCTTCTAAACATTAGTGCATTTGTTGAAGGAGTTAACAACTCCATGGCGGTAGGTTCCAAATCTAGAATGTAGAATATACCTTATCAAGATCAGGGTGACATCGAATTGGGTGGAATCGAACCAATTGAggctttttttttagtttcattttaatatatatgtcAAACATGAATAGTATTATTTCTACTTGAGAATAATTTCAAACATATTCAACATGTATTTTCagtttttaaaaagaagagcaaaataGCTTACTTAAGGGATAAATCGGTCCGATATCTGCTGAGTTCAAGGTTTTATTACCCTAGAACCAACCTTCTGAGTACTCAGTTTTAAGCTCTACCCTGAAGTTGGCCTAGCAAGTTTCGGTGTTCACGTTCCTAGGTAAAATTAGTCGGTTCATGATATAAAACCGAGAACCAAATTAATCAATGCCGACACCTAGTTTTTGGTGGTGGAAATTGGGCTGGTCCTGTTGTAAACTGGCCTTGAACCGACCATGTAAGGTCAATTTAGATTGATTCTCGGATTGAACAGAATCGGTTACTCACTTTTAACTTATCGTCTCAAAGTGAAGGTCCATATGTAAACatacacatacatatataaagAAAGTTTGCAACTTTCtcaaacaaaaagacaaaactcaCTTCCAAAATTAAGAGGAACCTTACACACGTTTACGGACAGTTATACTAATAGAcacaactcttcaaaacaaTACATCACTTTACTCGAACGAGATTGAGAAGACAAcccagaagaaagaaaaagaaaacaaccatCATCTAGAATTTTTGCTTCTTCACTTAGCAATCATCAAGGATGTTAGATGATATCGACGCTGCTGTTTGAACTGACGCTAGTGGAGCGGGTCCTTGAAGTGGTGGCTCTGCTATGGACGCTGCTCGCGTGAAGTGGCGCTTGTAGGAGAAACGGCGGTCGAGACTTTGACTTTAGCGGTGGTCGGGGCGACCGCGACACTTCTCGCGGACTTGTTCCGTCGGCCCGCTCCCGAAAGCATGGTATTTGCTCCAGGCGGAGGCTCCCGGACCTCCCCGCGGTCCGATTTGACACTACTCCAATGGTTATCCCTGAGCGGCGGGCTCCCTCTCGCAGCCGTCCCCCCAGGAGGACTTACTCGAAATGGGATGGATTTATCGCGCTTACCTAAAATAACGAGTCAGCCTGGCTTGCATTAATTACAAATTTGATTGCATCACATTGGGGAGTCAATCCACCGTGTCTACAGTACTCTTGTAAAAAATTTCCCAATTATTTCAAATCGATTTGACCGTCTTTTTAAGGATTTCGTTGTTACAATCTTTCATGCCGAAAGAATTAATTTTCCTATACTTTCTTCACATTTCATACCAAAAGGAAAATGGCTACCAAAACCCCACaatgacaaataaaataaaatcggaCTGGTGAGAAACTTATATTGCAATAATAATGGAGAATGCGGGCAAATTAATGCattatatattttgcaaaaaatgaatgattcaaaaaatatattcctAAAAGTGAATGCATGTaccatttacaaaaatgaatgaatgaaaaatattcattattcataaaaaatatctAGTCATGAATTGTTGTctacaattaaaataatttcccttgattaattatttcaaacactACATATGATcgttttttaggaaaatattttctaaataatttatttattgcaaaacaaacaaaaccttaACGTAATTATTTAAGATGGAaatagagaagagaagagagaggggaagtACCAATAGGATCAGATGCGGCCAGAACCCGGGATGCCATCACATTTTCTatcaagaggagagagaaaacaagGGTAGGAAGACAACGGATTTTCTTGCTCTCCATTTTCTGAGTCAACTCAATTATGACTTCGATGAATCCACCATGCAATGCAAAACTATCTTTAATAGGGAAGAAACCGCGTATATCTTCCCGTGCAAGAGATTTCGATGTGATTAGGAATTAAAAAAGGCAGGATTTGACTCGGAAAAGGCTAAAGTGAAACTTGCAACTTTAGTTGAACTTTTGCAGTGGAACGCGGGCAACGTGAAATTCTACGTGCCGGACTTAGGACTCAAGCCAACCGGAAGCTTCCCTTACAACTCCTTCTATATTTGCTGGGTTATTTTCCTATCGGgaaatattttgagaaaattatttaaaaaaatcttaaatctattatactatagttaattcaattttaaatattttaattaagtcAATTTAGTCAAACATCTTTAggtaatttgcaatttagtcctaacttttttgacaatttactaatttagtcatttaggctaattttgattgaaaatcgcTGATGATGTAGTCAAGTTAGCACTAGTTGTCCTACTTAGCACGGCTAGTATTGGGACGATCGATGCTAACGTGGAAGATTTTATgtaaaaaattttatattaaatttctaaatctttttttttttcctttcctttttcttttatcttttttccttatataGTAGGTAAATGTAGAGTACTGgtaagaaattaaataaaagttcGTAAATAATaagagaagtttttttttgtcataaatagGAGAAGTTGATAATTtagaaagaataaataaaaccaaTCAAAACaagagtttttaacctataactATTTGGCAACTAGTTGTAGAAAAAAGGGTTGATAAGTAAGGCAATTAAAGGTGGTAACTCTGTATGATGAATTCAAAGCACCAAATTAATATTGATGAGCAATTCAAATTAGAGTTGATAATCCAAAACTAGTTGGTAACTTAGTCAAATAAACTTTGGTGAGTCATTTGAAAAAGATGGATAATTTCATGTAATAGTTGATAAATTTAAGGGTGTTGCTAcgaaaagtaaataaaagttagtaaacaataagttattttttttattcccacgGAATAAATTGTCTAAGCCTACCGAGTTTCAAAGGGGCTGTAAACCAAGATCTTGTTGTCATTCAAGCCACGCTCCTTCCTATCTACCTAACATGTTGTTATGACCATTGCGGAAGCAACAACGAAATTAGaattgagaagaataaaagaacacaCATATCTACCTAAAAAATCCTTTTAGGAAtcacaagaaaggaaaagcaaaatccactattgaaattcaagaattatAAAAGGTGGCTCAAAAAAACCCGATGACTCTGACTCTCCATTAACTtaataacttgagaaaaataatatttatattgctcCATTAAACGAGTGCTACGGCCTTGCACTTCCATTGAGGATTTGTGCAGAACTACGAGCTTGGGCCCATGCCTTTCGCTACCAACACTaaaactccattttttttcttcaagttgagccattataaatttcaattcgGATATAAAACTCAATTTGGGTCGAATAGCTAACACATAAtttagggataagtacactaatggtgccaaaagttgtgtacggcgctcactttggtgccaaaagtttctgtcggatcacttaagtgccaaatcggaggaaaacgctcactttggtgccaccggcgaaagattccggcctccggcgaaagattccggccaaaatgattttttaaaaaaaaaaaattgataagcctttaaatgacgttgttttcggtcctccttaagaaaacgacgtcgttttgccgtcctacgtggatggcttcatggaaacgacgccgtttagctcacatggggaagaaattagggtttcggcgaggtcgaagccatggccgtcgtcggggttgaagttgcggccgccgagtggccatcatcgaggtcagggtcgaggtcggggtcaaagctacggccgtcgagtggccatcgtcgaggtcggggtcggggtcggggtttgagccgcggccatcgagtggccatcgtcgcggtcggggttgaggtcgaggtcggagctacggccgccgagtagccatcgtcggggtcggggtcggggtcgaggtcggagccgctgccgttgagtggccatcgtcgcggttggggtcgaggtcagggtcgaagccgtggccgccgAGCGCAAGGACAGTCGAGGATGGCGACggccggagattagggttttgaattgggggagacaccaaacggcgtcgttttggtgtttggatgctgactcagctctccgacgagccacgtcggcgtcaaaaattaaaaaaaaggccacgtcggatttccggccaatttcgtcggagttggcaccaaagtgagcgtttttcaaattttttggcacttaagtgatccgacggaaacttttggcaccaaagtgagcgccgtacacaacttttggcaccattagtgtacttatccccataATTTAAGACATACTCAATGCATGACGTAAATTTCTTCGAGCATAAGGATGTGAAAGAGGAGACAAGGCTATCTTCCCGAGCAAGAGAGTTGATGTGATTAGATTAAAGACAGAATTTGCCTCGAAAAGGCTCACGATAAAATCGACGCAGGAGACTTGACTCGAGTCAACCGTAAGCTTCCCTAACATCACTCCAATATTTGCCGggctgttttttcttttccccggataaattctggaaaaatcattttaaaaattctaaagatATTGTAGGATGaccaatttaatattaaatcttttaatgatatcgatttaattctaaaatttataataatttgcCTATTTAGTCCTAAAAACAGTATGTGAATTATGAAGGTTCCAAGTCAACAAACCAACCTTTTGCTTTGGCTTATTTTAACCATTCTTTTCCATCCTTCCATTTCATACCTACGCGGTTTGACCATCCATTAATCGTCATTGTCAATTTATAAATCCTCATGTCCCCTCCTGGTCCTTGAGCCAATCACAGTCCATCCATGGCCGATTACACTCTTTTTAcatctccttcattttctttttatccttgtCATCCTACATTTCTTTAGTCACGAAGTTGAGAAGAGATGTGCATGGGTGTTgcgcaattttattttttaataattcataaaaaaataattagggaTCGATCTTGATCCCTAAACAAAAATTCTATTAATTCACGTTTACATATTatgaacattttaatttaaattgtatCATAGTTGGACCGACCTCAGTAGGGAGGTTTTgagtttaattaaatttttctaaacTAAGCTCGCGAGAGAGTAGGATTTTGTCAAGCCGACAATTTTCCTAATGTGACCAGAAATTTACAAACAAGAAGGACTCGAGAATTatgtcaaaagaaagaaattttcgatcaaatcaaggaaaaaaaatgttgaggGGCTGAATAACAGGATATATTCGAgggaagggaagaaaattgaTTATGCGTAAGGGCCCTATCATCAGATATCCTAAAAAGCAAGAATAGCGTGTATTCTAGAATAGTAAAGAAAATATGGTGGAGGTTATCGAGACTTAGCTTACATAAGAGGGACTCCACACGAAGTTAATGGACGTTTTCCCCACATCCGCAATACGCTGAAGAGAATATAGTGAAGAAAAAGAGCTCTTACGTACAGAGAATAACACGCTCAAAAGTGAACTCCTGCCTCCACCATCTTTGGTATTTCACCCCACCTCCTAGCGTCGGCAAGTTTAGCCCATCGTCCAGCGAGCTCCTTGCCGCTGTGCCTTGGCGCCAACCCTGTGGCAAGATAGCTAGTTGCACCtcttattgacacctaaattttactattttacttaaaatttaaTCGCATACAAAACTAGGAAttagttgctaaaaaaaaatccaaaaaaattgtcataaaaaaaaacaaaaaatgcttaAGGGGTTGAGTTGGGCCTGATCTGGCCTAGGCCCGGCCTAGCTTCCTTTCCCCTCCAGCCCACGCCTGGCTGTCTTCCTCCTTTGCACGCggacctgcaaaacaaaagagaaacagGGGCAGCAGGGGGGTGGCAGGAGGACAGTGAACAGAGGGGCATCGGAGACcgagaagggagaagaagaaaaagggggacCCAGCACAGAGAACtcgagagggggagagggagctTGGGAGAGGAGAgtgagctcgagagagagagagatcgaaagtgaagagagggagagtggaaCACAGAGAGAGCTcgaggagagaggggagagctCGAAGAGAAGCGGCGGCacggccgccgccaccgccggcagTGGCGCTCAATTGCCACCGCTGTTCCACCACATCCGTGCGGTACCTCCATCGTCCGCGAGTGTTGACGCTACTGCTTTCACTTCGCCGGTCCGCGCCTCCTCCGTTGCTTGTGCCGCGCCACCACCGAGATTCCCCTCGTTGCTGCTGCCATCGTCTCTGCTCGACGCCAGCAGATCTGAGCCGGTTGTGATGCCGTTGTCGCCCTGCAACCATCCGAAGTTCCGCCTCACCTCTGCCCAGATCTGCTGTGCTGAAGCGCAACCCCGTGGCATCGCGTGTCTGCGCATCGTCACTACTGCAATCTGAGTGACCCACTGCACCAAGCCGCCGCCCTCCTGTCAAAACACCAGATCCCGAGCCCCCACGACGCCGCCCGCTCCCGGTTGCCGATCCTCGCCGAGCCGCCACACTCCTCCTCGCCGGCGCATCCCGTCTCGCCTAGCCACCGCACGCCTCGGCCGCGCCTTCGGCGAGTCCCGACGACGGGAGATCTCGAGCTGGTCGTCACTCCACCGCCGAGCGAGCCTCGCACCGGCCCACACCCCGCGCGCTCTTTGCTCCCGGTCGGGTCTCCGCCAGTCACCGCCGTGCTCCGTCTCGCCTGCAATCCACCGCGTTGCCGCCGCCAGGTCGTCGGCGTCCTGAACGTCCTTCTCCGGCACCGCAAAATAGCAAAGGAGAGAGGAGGCGAACCGGATCTTGGCCGGGTCGGGTGAAAacgaaccgggtagggtttttctCATATCTGGGCCGGGTATACTTAGGGCTTGGTTTGGGCTGTTTTTGCTTATGGttttttgggcttgggctggtTTAGTATAGGCTGGAGGGCCTGCTTGCTTTTAAAAAGGGAGGAGGGAGACTTCTTGGGCTGGGCCCAAGCTTCGGGCCCACTTGGGCCTGTTGGACCGAACTCGGGTCCGGTGGGTCCGGTCTCCGACCGGACCCGATCAGCGTCGACCAAGGTCGAACCCAGGCCGGGTTGGACCGGCCcggtcccaaaaattattttattatttaaaaaaacaatttcgaaaattcaaaaaattttaaaaattttaaaaaaattaaaaaaattaaaaattaaaaattaaaaattaaaaatttcgaaaatccaaaaatgatgggatttgattaggatttgccatgtattgccattttagcataattagacttttatgtgctcgtatattaattatgttgcatgtttaatttgcatatttaattatgtttgattgcatgtgtttaatcttattgcaattaggatcttggtagttatgattattactttaatgattgcgcgcatgcatgatcacttcacatgttagtggataaatataaaatcaatccaaattgcctggcaaaaatcattttgttaaaacgaacaagattaggtaccgaaagggcactaattggttaattagtgtaatcaagtccccgaatctaaattctctggttgcgtaggaagtgagacacgctcccatgtctcacttggtttctagccgaccccaatagactagtggcgactcattttatgcaaaattcctaaaatatatcacaatgtcacgtggggtatgggcttgggagagctcgcacctaatcatgggccttaggcccgtccttaggcaatacccctaaactcgTTTCCTCCCCCGGAGGGTAGGTCGTGACACCCCTAGTCCGACACTGACGAGTGAGCCTGGTCATCATCGCGCCAGCAAGCTCCCAAACGAGACCCTGTAGTCCCATTAATCCCGTTTGCACGTGATCCATTACGCATACGTAAATAACGAGTCAGCATGGCTTATATTTTAAATACAAATTCGATTGCATCACACTGGGGTGCCGATTCATCTGTCTAGAGTACTCTTGTAAAACATTTCCCAATTACTTCGTGTCAATTTGATAATGGCTTTTAAGGATTTCGTTGTTACAATTTTCGTACTAAAGAGTTAATTTTCCTATGCATTGTTCACATTTCATACAACAAGGAAAATGGCTAccaaaccaaaaaggaaagacaaaagaaattGGAACGGTAAGAATATTGTACCGTTATAATGATGGAGAATGCAAGAGAATTGGCTccgtttatttcatgaaaaattaatgattcagaaaatgttttcctaaaaatgatagTTTGGattgcttaaaaaaatgaaaaacaaaataatatctTTATTGTCCATGAATTCATTTAAACATAGATCATTGATAATAAATGTTATACAGATGACAAAAAACTAATGAACTATTAGGCTCCGTTTTGTTTTCGCGAAAACAAATggtttggaaattattttcctaaaaactatCATTTGTATTGTTTAAAATAATCAGCCCATGGAAAATGTATTCATTATTcaaaacaatttatatctaaacattttcagagatgaagaaaatatttattgtttattatttttataagtatcgtgtttaggaaaatattttttgaattatttattttttcgcgAAATCAATGAAGTCTAATTCTCGTAGATTTTTCTGTCATAATAGATAAGATTTAATCATGTAGAATGAGTAGAAGCAACTATTGTAGCGGTGAGTGAAGAGTCCTGAGTCTGCCGCGTGAACAGCTCGATGACTTGGTCGGCTTCTCATGGCGAAAGACTGGGAACAAACGACACTGAAAAAGTATGTGAACAGTGAAGGTTCCAAGTCAACGGACCCAATTTTCCGCTTTGGCTTATTTCGACCATTCTTTTCTGGCCTACCATTTTCATACCTACGCGGTTGGATCATCCAGCAAGGCAAATCACAGTCCATCCGTGGCCAATTACACTTCTTTCCCATCTActacttcttcctcttcttcttgtcctGCTTTTCTCGTCATGAAGTTGAGAAGAGATGGTGTTGATACATAAGTTTTAGCGATATTTTTAGTTGTTcgttgcataaaaaattagatatCTATCATGACTCCTAAACAAaattgtaagagtttttctagtatggattacattaattgatattataatttaccattttacgggattaatttaataagatgaaatagaatgtttcttaattagtataATATGAGACTAATTAGTATAAGCTGAGTTGAGTCTAGCTCGTAATAAAAGGGTTTggctgaaaactctataaatagtgctcgaGTCTCTCATTTAACTTTCATACACAATTATTCTCACATAAGGAACGTTTACCAAAACCTATTGATGGCAATAGAGAGGAGAATCTCTTGAGTTTGGATCGTTACTATTTCACATTAAGAATGATTGATTCTAGATCAAGTATGCAAATCTCTTTACTTAATTATATATGTGTTTTttattctagttatggagatcttggagTTGTGCTTTCGTGCCTTATATGTGGTATTAGAGCGGCTATAGCCTAGAATTTGAATGTATAGTTTCTgccattttttgtgattttttgtgaagCAAAAAGTGACTTTTATTACATAAATGGAAAGACCTCGTTGAGACAAGAAAATTGTTGGGTGGCGCACCTCTAGGGGATGCCGCACATACCCTTGCGCGTGAGATTGACGTCATCATCACGTTAGTGACTAGGCATGCGGATTGACCTGACCCAACTTAAGACTTGACGTGATTAACGGTTGACTCAACCCGATATTTGACTTGTTGACCTGCTTGACTTGGTTCTTTGTTGACCGAACTGGTCGGGCTGGTTGGACTGATTGAGTTGGTCGAACTAGTAATCAGACCGATTCAAGCATGTGACGCATATGCGACACACACTTCGTACTTCAGCTATGTGAGGGAGTATTTGGGCTCCGATTGACGCATTCTTAGAGTTTATGTACTTGTATGGAGATGCTCTACATTaaggtatatttattttacacGTTTCATGATTTTATGAATGTGAAAATACGTACGAAACCCTAAATACACATATTTT
This Eucalyptus grandis isolate ANBG69807.140 chromosome 7, ASM1654582v1, whole genome shotgun sequence DNA region includes the following protein-coding sequences:
- the LOC108961042 gene encoding uncharacterized protein LOC108961042 — translated: MESKKIRCLPTLVFSLLLIENVMASRVLAASDPIGKRDKSIPFRVSPPGGTAARGSPPLRDNHWSSVKSDRGEVREPPPGANTMLSGAGRRNKSARSVAVAPTTAKVKVSTAVSPTSATSREQRP